The proteins below come from a single Oerskovia jenensis genomic window:
- a CDS encoding putative F420-0 ABC transporter ATP-binding protein, translated as MSAAAPGADGARGLDAARGLDASRVSWSAGSRLILDGVDASAPAGAVSGLLGPNGSGKSTLLRAIAATQVPDAGEVRFDGEDLLGMPRRRRARRLALVEQDASTDLPISVLDAVLLGRIPHRSLLAGDSEADRAVAREALVRAGVEDLADRSLATLSGGERQRVHMARALAQDPALLLLDEPTNHLDIAAQLAAMTVLRKLAADGVTVLAALHDLNLAASSCDHVVMVADGRVVAAGPVREVLVPAVIEPVYGVRCDVLTHPRTGRPVLVFGD; from the coding sequence GTGAGTGCTGCGGCTCCGGGCGCGGACGGCGCACGTGGGCTGGACGCCGCACGTGGACTGGACGCCTCGCGCGTCTCGTGGTCGGCAGGCTCGCGGCTCATCCTCGACGGGGTCGACGCGTCCGCCCCTGCGGGAGCCGTGAGCGGCCTGCTGGGGCCGAACGGGTCCGGGAAGTCGACGCTGCTGCGCGCGATCGCGGCCACGCAGGTCCCGGACGCGGGCGAGGTCCGCTTCGACGGCGAGGACCTGCTGGGCATGCCACGGCGCCGCCGGGCCCGCCGCCTCGCACTCGTCGAGCAGGACGCGTCGACCGACCTGCCGATCTCGGTGCTCGACGCCGTGCTGCTCGGCCGCATCCCCCACCGCTCGTTGCTGGCCGGGGACTCCGAGGCCGACCGGGCCGTGGCGCGCGAGGCCCTGGTCCGGGCCGGGGTCGAGGACCTCGCCGACCGGTCGCTCGCGACGCTGTCCGGCGGCGAGCGCCAGCGTGTGCACATGGCCCGCGCGCTCGCCCAGGACCCGGCGCTGCTGCTGCTCGACGAACCCACCAACCACCTCGACATCGCGGCCCAGCTCGCGGCCATGACGGTGCTGCGCAAGCTCGCGGCGGACGGCGTCACGGTGCTCGCGGCACTCCACGACCTCAACCTCGCGGCATCGTCGTGCGACCACGTGGTGATGGTGGCCGACGGACGCGTCGTCGCGGCGGGTCCGGTGCGCGAGGTGCTGGTCCCGGCGGTGATCGAGCCCGTCTACGGGGTCCGCTGCGACGTGCTGACCCACCCGCGCACGGGTCGCCCGGTCCTGGTCTTCGGCGACTGA
- a CDS encoding putative F420-0 ABC transporter permease subunit, which translates to MRTLVPVRSAGPSAVHAPAGRPAGRRRATPWWLAGASVALVVSVVVAVTIGPADLTWGDVWRSIATHVGLGGALGLEPLPLLQDGMVWQLRLPRVLTAAAVGAGLAICGAVMQSLTRNPLADPYLLGLSSGASLGAVLVLVLGVSVLLPVAAFGGAVLALVAALALAGSLGAVTPTRTVLAGLAVSQLAAAATSFVIFWSATGDSYREILSWLMGSVAGATWTSVAIAGGAVLVLGTLLASTGSVLDAFTFGDTAAAGLGIAVNRTRWLLLVGVALLTGALVSVSGAIGFVGLILPHAVRLLTGARHRVLLPLAALLGGSFLVWADTLARTIFAPRELPVGILTAAIGAPVFAIILWRGRRAL; encoded by the coding sequence GTGCGAACCCTCGTGCCCGTGAGGAGCGCCGGACCGTCGGCGGTCCACGCACCCGCCGGGCGGCCGGCGGGCCGTCGGCGAGCCACCCCGTGGTGGCTCGCCGGGGCCTCGGTCGCGCTCGTCGTGAGCGTCGTGGTCGCCGTGACGATCGGCCCCGCGGACCTCACGTGGGGCGACGTGTGGCGATCGATCGCGACGCACGTCGGGCTGGGCGGGGCTCTGGGGCTCGAACCGCTCCCGCTGCTCCAGGACGGCATGGTGTGGCAGCTTCGCCTGCCGCGCGTCCTGACCGCAGCGGCCGTGGGCGCAGGGCTCGCGATCTGCGGGGCCGTCATGCAGTCCCTCACACGCAACCCGCTCGCCGACCCGTACCTGCTGGGGCTCTCGTCGGGCGCGTCGCTCGGCGCGGTCCTCGTCCTGGTCCTCGGCGTGAGCGTCCTGCTGCCCGTCGCGGCGTTCGGGGGCGCGGTGCTGGCCCTCGTCGCGGCGCTCGCTCTCGCGGGGTCGCTCGGGGCTGTGACCCCGACGCGGACCGTGCTCGCGGGGCTCGCGGTGAGCCAGCTCGCGGCCGCGGCGACGTCGTTCGTCATCTTCTGGTCCGCGACGGGCGACTCCTACCGCGAGATCCTGTCGTGGCTCATGGGCTCGGTCGCGGGCGCCACGTGGACGTCGGTCGCGATCGCGGGCGGGGCCGTGCTGGTCCTCGGGACGCTGCTCGCGTCGACCGGGTCGGTGCTCGACGCGTTCACGTTCGGCGACACGGCCGCCGCGGGCCTCGGCATCGCCGTGAATCGGACGCGCTGGCTGCTGCTCGTGGGGGTCGCCCTGCTCACGGGAGCCCTCGTCTCGGTGTCCGGCGCGATCGGGTTCGTCGGGCTGATCCTGCCGCACGCCGTCCGGCTCCTGACCGGGGCACGCCACCGCGTGCTGCTGCCGCTCGCGGCCCTGCTCGGCGGCTCGTTCCTCGTGTGGGCCGACACGCTCGCCCGCACGATCTTCGCCCCGCGCGAGCTGCCCGTGGGCATCCTGACCGCCGCGATCGGCGCGCCCGTCTTCGCGATCATCCTGTGGCGAGGGAGGCGGGCGCTGTGA
- a CDS encoding putative F420-0 ABC transporter substrate-binding protein, whose product MRPVRPSALPSRRARRAGPTAALVLVSSLALAGCTGGQEPASSEPSQGPSGAAETASTTYPLTLDNCGFDVTFDAAPRKVVTIKSSTTEMMLALGLGDRLVGTAFPDGPVAEQWADAAADLPVVETPLTDKVPGAEAVLTLAPDLVYAGWESNLTAEGAGDRATLQQLGVQTYVSPSACKAEAYKPNPLTFEDVFAEITEAGTIFDVAGTAADVVAAQRAELDAVAPDDRGLTALWYSSGSDIPYVGAGIGAPQMIMDAVGLENIAASVQDTWTPFSFEEIIAADPDVIVLVDSAWNTAQSKIDALEANPATANLTAVQGDRFLTVPFPATEAGVRNVDAVKDLGAQLAAITVP is encoded by the coding sequence CTGCGCCCTGTCCGACCGTCCGCCCTTCCGTCCCGGCGCGCGCGCCGCGCAGGCCCGACGGCGGCGCTCGTCCTCGTCTCGTCGCTCGCCCTCGCGGGGTGCACGGGCGGCCAGGAGCCCGCGTCCAGCGAACCGAGCCAGGGCCCGTCCGGCGCGGCGGAGACCGCGTCCACGACGTACCCCCTGACGCTCGACAACTGCGGGTTCGACGTCACGTTCGACGCCGCGCCGCGCAAGGTCGTGACGATCAAGTCGAGCACGACCGAGATGATGCTCGCGCTCGGCCTGGGCGACCGGCTCGTGGGCACCGCGTTCCCCGACGGTCCTGTGGCCGAGCAGTGGGCCGACGCCGCGGCGGACCTCCCGGTCGTCGAGACGCCGCTCACCGACAAGGTCCCGGGCGCAGAGGCCGTGCTGACGCTCGCGCCGGACCTCGTGTACGCCGGCTGGGAGTCGAACCTCACGGCCGAGGGCGCGGGCGACCGGGCGACCCTCCAGCAGCTCGGCGTCCAGACCTACGTGTCCCCCTCCGCGTGCAAGGCCGAGGCGTACAAGCCGAACCCCCTGACGTTCGAGGACGTGTTCGCCGAGATCACCGAGGCGGGCACGATCTTCGACGTCGCCGGGACGGCCGCCGACGTGGTCGCGGCCCAGCGCGCCGAGCTCGACGCCGTGGCCCCCGACGACCGCGGGCTCACGGCCCTGTGGTACTCCTCGGGCTCGGACATCCCCTACGTCGGGGCCGGGATCGGCGCCCCGCAGATGATCATGGACGCCGTCGGGCTCGAGAACATCGCCGCCTCGGTCCAGGACACCTGGACGCCGTTCTCGTTCGAGGAGATCATCGCGGCCGACCCCGACGTGATCGTGCTCGTCGACTCGGCGTGGAACACGGCGCAGTCCAAGATCGACGCGCTCGAGGCCAACCCCGCAACCGCGAACCTCACGGCCGTGCAGGGCGACCGTTTCCTGACCGTGCCGTTCCCCGCGACCGAGGCGGGCGTGCGCAACGTCGACGCCGTCAAGGACCTCGGCGCGCAGCTCGCGGCGATCACCGTCCCCTGA